From a single Methylosinus sp. H3A genomic region:
- a CDS encoding alpha/beta fold hydrolase has product MSDDTRAGGATDGIAVSENVEMDDGARLYLEARGDHANAPLMIWLHGGPGGAERPLLRYFDGGLERRLLVAYYDQRGAGRSFDPATPAASLDIARHVADLDRIVDHLQSRHRHDRILLVGHSWGAALGMLFAEAHPEKVAGVVCVAPVVSPAEQHRREYAYDVAEAARRDDKNAQRELFEIGPPPYRTSRPVIRLQRVTERYRGVESFRACGDFERLVGRSDLAREP; this is encoded by the coding sequence ATGTCGGACGACACGCGTGCGGGCGGCGCGACGGACGGAATTGCAGTTTCTGAAAATGTCGAGATGGATGACGGCGCGCGCCTCTATCTCGAGGCGCGTGGCGATCACGCGAACGCCCCTCTCATGATCTGGCTGCACGGCGGCCCAGGAGGTGCCGAACGCCCCCTGCTCCGCTATTTCGACGGCGGCCTCGAACGCCGCCTCCTCGTCGCTTATTATGACCAGCGCGGCGCCGGCAGGTCATTCGATCCAGCGACGCCTGCGGCTTCGCTCGACATCGCGCGCCATGTCGCGGACCTCGACCGCATCGTCGATCATTTGCAATCGCGACACCGCCATGATCGCATTCTCCTCGTCGGCCATTCCTGGGGAGCAGCCCTGGGAATGCTGTTCGCCGAGGCTCACCCGGAGAAAGTCGCCGGCGTCGTCTGCGTCGCGCCGGTCGTCTCGCCCGCCGAACAACATAGGCGCGAATATGCGTACGACGTGGCGGAAGCCGCGCGGCGCGATGACAAAAACGCTCAGCGCGAGCTTTTCGAGATCGGCCCGCCGCCATATCGAACGTCGCGCCCTGTGATCCGTCTGCAGCGCGTCACCGAGCGCTATCGTGGAGTCGAATCGTTCCGCGCGTGCGGCGATTTCGAGCGCCTCGTCGGCCGCTCTGATCTAGCACGAGAGCCATAG
- a CDS encoding alpha/beta fold hydrolase produces the protein MPAVVFENGLGGRLEWWSKVLPDIATETTVFAYNRPGIGASAPATTPRDGVTVVEELRATLRARGIAPPYVLVGHSIGGLYVQLYARRHPNEVAGLVLVDSTHPEQLSGAGAREKWPVLVKLAIDVASPGVAQEELASLPATGAALVALPPFTGKPVTILSAAKPMSESSELARDSNAKRIDILRLNPGARQVWVDSGHAIPLEKPEAVVTAIREILSTLRRRDR, from the coding sequence ATGCCGGCCGTTGTGTTCGAAAACGGGCTCGGCGGTCGATTGGAGTGGTGGTCGAAGGTTCTGCCGGACATCGCGACGGAAACCACCGTCTTCGCCTACAATCGTCCCGGCATCGGCGCGAGTGCGCCGGCGACGACGCCGCGCGACGGCGTCACCGTCGTCGAGGAACTCCGCGCAACGCTTCGGGCCAGAGGAATCGCACCGCCCTATGTGCTGGTCGGCCATTCCATCGGCGGTCTTTACGTCCAACTCTATGCACGCCGTCATCCCAACGAAGTGGCCGGCCTCGTGCTGGTCGATTCGACGCATCCGGAGCAGTTGAGCGGCGCCGGCGCGCGCGAGAAATGGCCGGTTTTGGTCAAGCTCGCCATCGACGTGGCGTCTCCCGGAGTCGCGCAGGAAGAGCTGGCCTCCCTGCCGGCGACCGGCGCGGCGCTCGTCGCCTTGCCGCCGTTCACCGGAAAGCCAGTCACGATCCTCAGCGCTGCCAAGCCCATGAGCGAGAGCTCCGAACTCGCTCGTGACAGCAACGCGAAGCGGATCGACATTCTCCGCCTCAATCCCGGCGCCCGCCAAGTGTGGGTCGACAGCGGTCACGCCATTCCGCTCGAGAAGCCGGAGGCAGTCGTCACCGCGATCCGCGAGATCCTATCGACCCTGCGCCGCCGCGACCGCTGA
- a CDS encoding ankyrin repeat domain-containing protein gives MQRRDAPHQWRDGLHFKHIRAVEEVRAMNWAKRSARLSRRNFLLGAISLLQFLLPKPSGAEPSSREIFFGPKVVALLDAAMQGDSKRAAELVAAGADVRARGDRNVTLLQWAMLNKSHIAFQALLNVGADPAQPGIDGDTTIHFAAKANDPAYLRLLLTRRIEVDARNELTGRTPLMAALMWEREQQFEMLLAAGARLNHSDNMGNTILHVAAQIGDPARVLRILQRGAPAAARNRQGKTFQPYLFMTQERLLTAEARRARQAVAEWLAQNGVPLEQ, from the coding sequence ATGCAAAGGCGCGACGCTCCACATCAGTGGCGAGACGGGCTACACTTTAAGCACATTCGAGCCGTGGAAGAAGTCCGCGCCATGAACTGGGCGAAGCGATCGGCCAGGCTTTCTCGCCGGAATTTTCTCTTGGGTGCAATTAGCCTGCTCCAGTTCTTATTGCCGAAGCCGAGCGGAGCCGAGCCGAGCTCTCGCGAGATATTCTTCGGCCCTAAGGTCGTCGCGCTGCTCGACGCAGCCATGCAGGGGGACAGCAAGCGCGCCGCAGAGCTCGTGGCCGCGGGCGCCGATGTGCGAGCGAGAGGTGACAGAAACGTCACGCTGTTGCAATGGGCTATGCTCAACAAAAGCCATATCGCCTTCCAAGCGCTGCTGAATGTCGGCGCCGACCCTGCGCAGCCCGGAATCGACGGCGATACGACGATTCACTTTGCCGCCAAAGCGAACGATCCGGCATATCTGCGCCTGCTGCTGACGCGCCGCATCGAGGTCGACGCCCGCAATGAGTTGACCGGCAGGACGCCTTTGATGGCGGCCTTGATGTGGGAGCGGGAGCAACAGTTCGAAATGTTGCTCGCCGCCGGAGCGCGTTTGAATCATTCCGACAACATGGGCAATACAATTCTGCACGTCGCGGCGCAGATCGGCGATCCGGCACGGGTCCTGAGAATCTTGCAGCGAGGAGCCCCGGCCGCGGCACGCAATCGGCAGGGCAAGACTTTCCAGCCTTATCTCTTCATGACGCAGGAGCGTCTGCTCACCGCAGAGGCGCGGCGCGCGCGGCAGGCGGTCGCCGAGTGGCTAGCACAGAACGGCGTTCCGCTCGAACAGTGA
- a CDS encoding LytTR family DNA-binding domain-containing protein, translating into MSELTILVVDDEPLARRRLLRLLAKMEWVGRIDEAADAREARRAAEQSRPDILLLDIQMPGGSGFDVLESFGPEPPVVVFVTAFDHHALRAFEANAVDYVTKPIEPGRFARALERARIAAGARLQADRVAELQETIASLKRALTEQPKKPTEFWVKAQGEYLRVTLANVIRFQAERDYVRIHVVGADYLFQESLSSLERRLDGEEFLRIHRGAIVRRSAITRIKQAPFAALIAVLSDGSEVRVGRTYAPSIRARLTRA; encoded by the coding sequence ATGAGCGAGCTCACGATTCTCGTCGTCGACGATGAGCCGCTCGCGCGCCGCAGGCTCTTGCGTCTGCTCGCGAAGATGGAATGGGTCGGGCGGATCGACGAAGCCGCCGACGCCAGGGAGGCTCGTCGCGCGGCGGAACAATCTCGGCCCGACATTCTTCTGCTCGACATTCAAATGCCGGGCGGTAGCGGCTTCGATGTTCTGGAAAGCTTCGGACCGGAGCCGCCGGTGGTCGTTTTCGTCACCGCATTCGACCATCACGCCCTACGCGCCTTCGAGGCCAATGCCGTCGACTACGTCACCAAGCCGATCGAGCCGGGGCGCTTCGCTCGCGCCCTGGAGCGCGCGCGGATCGCCGCGGGCGCGCGCCTTCAGGCGGACCGAGTCGCCGAATTGCAGGAAACGATCGCTTCCCTGAAGCGCGCTTTGACCGAACAGCCGAAAAAGCCGACCGAGTTCTGGGTGAAGGCGCAAGGCGAATACTTGCGCGTCACGCTGGCCAATGTGATCCGCTTTCAGGCGGAACGCGATTATGTGCGTATTCATGTCGTCGGCGCGGACTATCTCTTTCAGGAGAGCCTGTCCTCGCTCGAACGCCGTCTCGACGGTGAAGAGTTCCTGCGTATCCATCGCGGAGCGATTGTGCGCCGCAGCGCCATCACGCGTATCAAGCAGGCGCCTTTCGCGGCGCTGATCGCGGTTTTGAGCGATGGTTCGGAAGTGCGCGTGGGGCGAACCTATGCGCCGTCGATCCGCGCGAGGCTCACGCGGGCATAG
- a CDS encoding sensor histidine kinase yields MMKRSSNACAIRQATIRFGLIYWGGAFLSSVVLWILKTTESVDYTQRVAYIAEKILRYGSGWLITAGISYILFCLDRWASRRGPSESSLPIFVVSSFLISLAAAPVWAALGYAAQTVYPLPQLAAHDWNSFINDTALGAALFFGWSCLFVSLIFSFELHDRGRRLAAAREEALSAQMRALRYQVNPHFLFNTLNSIAGLIEEGSATRAERMVLSLSTFLRATLSLDPMHDVSLADELALQEEYLQIERERFSDRMAFSIDMPDDVRSALVPSLILQPLIENAIKHGVGATVGKVEIALRARREANRLRVTVENDMPMEDDGKKPAGMGVGLRNVAERLHARFQGDSSFSSGPVAPGRYRAFIELPWRLA; encoded by the coding sequence ATGATGAAGCGATCGTCCAACGCATGCGCCATCCGTCAGGCCACAATTCGTTTCGGCCTGATCTATTGGGGTGGCGCGTTCCTTTCATCAGTTGTTCTTTGGATTCTTAAAACAACAGAATCTGTAGACTACACCCAGCGCGTCGCATATATTGCAGAAAAAATTCTTCGATATGGGTCCGGATGGCTTATTACAGCTGGAATTTCGTATATTTTGTTTTGCTTAGATAGGTGGGCGAGCCGTCGCGGGCCATCGGAAAGCTCCCTGCCGATTTTCGTCGTATCCTCCTTCTTGATCTCCCTAGCAGCGGCGCCGGTTTGGGCTGCATTGGGCTATGCCGCTCAAACTGTCTACCCTTTGCCACAACTGGCAGCTCACGACTGGAATAGTTTCATCAACGACACAGCCTTAGGTGCGGCGTTGTTTTTTGGCTGGTCCTGTCTGTTCGTCAGCCTCATCTTCAGTTTCGAACTCCATGACCGCGGACGTCGGCTAGCCGCTGCCCGTGAGGAAGCGCTGTCGGCGCAAATGCGCGCGTTGCGGTACCAGGTAAATCCGCATTTTCTCTTCAACACGCTGAACTCGATCGCCGGCCTGATCGAGGAGGGATCGGCCACCCGCGCCGAGCGCATGGTCCTGTCGCTCTCGACATTCCTGCGCGCGACCTTGTCGCTCGATCCCATGCATGACGTGTCCTTGGCGGATGAGCTGGCTCTTCAGGAGGAATATCTGCAGATAGAGCGTGAACGCTTTTCCGACCGGATGGCGTTCAGCATCGACATGCCCGACGATGTGCGCAGCGCCCTTGTGCCGAGCCTGATCCTGCAGCCGCTGATCGAGAATGCCATCAAGCACGGCGTCGGCGCCACTGTCGGCAAGGTCGAGATCGCGCTGCGCGCGCGCCGTGAGGCAAACCGGCTTCGGGTCACGGTCGAGAACGACATGCCGATGGAGGATGACGGCAAGAAGCCTGCCGGCATGGGAGTCGGATTGCGCAACGTCGCGGAACGTCTGCACGCCCGCTTTCAAGGCGACAGCTCGTTTTCATCCGGCCCGGTCGCGCCCGGCCGCTACCGCGCGTTCATCGAGCTCCCGTGGCGGCTCGCATGA
- a CDS encoding LuxR C-terminal-related transcriptional regulator — protein sequence MRWTIASSSFISSSDLPTATSVHRLVAPSAALPQSRAVRPSTVAIRRFSPPLVAALALVAGSRMNPRSSDATELGKGPRGSFSMDKYDISDIAPNLRDRGHSGGRSMIEHSATASVVLFAVRTKDADDILARVRHMLPEGSVLYARREAAGARDLSLTHRLSTLTARQHDILRLLMHDLSNKEIGRRLKLSHFTVRNHVSQLLRQLNVPSRKAVVALLNDSLSVDAHVLPLSDRRVHSPEAS from the coding sequence ATGCGTTGGACGATCGCTTCATCATCCTTCATTTCCTCTTCAGATTTACCCACGGCGACTTCCGTTCACCGACTCGTGGCGCCATCCGCAGCGCTTCCGCAAAGCCGTGCCGTTCGTCCCTCCACAGTCGCCATTCGCAGATTCTCGCCGCCGCTCGTCGCCGCGCTCGCGCTCGTCGCCGGAAGTCGAATGAACCCGCGCTCCAGCGATGCTACGGAGCTGGGAAAGGGACCACGCGGAAGTTTCAGCATGGACAAATACGACATTTCGGACATCGCGCCAAACCTTCGGGACAGAGGGCATTCAGGAGGCCGCTCGATGATCGAGCACAGTGCGACCGCGAGCGTCGTCTTGTTCGCGGTGCGGACCAAAGACGCGGACGATATTCTCGCTCGGGTGCGTCACATGCTGCCGGAGGGCAGCGTGCTGTATGCGCGGCGCGAAGCGGCCGGCGCGCGCGACTTGTCCCTCACACACAGGCTGTCCACGCTGACGGCGCGACAACACGACATTCTGCGGCTCTTGATGCATGACCTGTCGAACAAGGAGATCGGCCGGCGCTTGAAACTGTCGCATTTCACGGTACGCAATCATGTCTCGCAACTGTTGAGACAGTTGAACGTCCCCTCGCGCAAGGCAGTCGTCGCCTTGCTGAACGACAGCCTCTCCGTCGATGCGCATGTCCTGCCCCTTTCTGATAGACGTGTTCATAGCCCCGAGGCGTCATAG